CATTTGGCTGTTGCTTAACCATTGCTCGGTAATGATGACTGCGGCTGAGTTACCACCAAACCGGGTGTCGGTAAAAGCATCAATTATATTTATTTCAAGTTCCACGCAAGAGTCCTCCTACATAAGTGTTGAGCTCAATTGAAGGTTTAACTGTACGAAGGGGCGGTTAGAGCGCCTGGCGCTGTAAATAATATTGCTCTACAGCTGGAAATTAGCCTCTATTTCCTGATCTGCATCAGTATTGCCAGGGTGTTCCCATTTTAAAGTCTGCATCAATCTGGCCGGTGCAGTGCGTTTTGCCAGGGGTAAAACCGGTACTTCTTTTTATTGTTGACCGGGTATCAACTGTTATGAGAATGGGCTTGCTCTAGGGGGTTGGAATGTTGCAAACAGATGTTGCTATTGTCGGGGCTGGCCCCGCAGGGCTGGCCCTGGCGGTAATGTTGGCCCGGCGCGACAGTAGAGTAACGCTTTTGGAGTGCCAGAGCGAGGATAGCCTGGCAAATCCCGAGGATGATGGGCGCGAGATTGCCCTGACTCATAAATCGGTCAGAATTCTGGAAAGCCTTGGGGTCTGGCAAAAGTTGCATACTGATGAGGTCAGTGTTCTACAGTCGGCGCAAGTGGTTGATGGTAATTCGCCCTCAAGCTTGAATTTCGATAACCGTGGGCGCGGGCCTCTGGGATTTATTGTGCCCAATGCTGCGATACGCCGTGCGCTTTATGAAGTGGCTTGTGGGGAAAGCAACATTCAATTGCGCTGTGACAGTGCGGTGACCGGCACAGGCTTGGGCGACAACAGACGTTTGTTGGAGATCAATGGTGAGAATCATCTCGCTGCGGCACTCGTGGCGGCGGCAGACAGCCGCTTTTCCGAGGTGCGCCGTATGGTGGGAATAGGTGCGGATATGCGCGATTTTGGTCGTGTGGCAGTTGTTGGCCGGGTGCGCACAGAGTGCGCGCACGGCGGGATTGCGCGTGAGTGTTTTCGCTATGGTTCCACTCTGGCGTTGCTGCCCCTGGCCGAACCGAATATTTCCTCGGCGGTGGTAACCATTTCGGCAAGCCGTGGGGAGGAAGTAATGCAGTACTGCGACACAGAGTTTGCCGCCCATGTGCAGCGTGAGAGCGCTGCGGCGCTGGGGCCGGTGGAGTCCTGTGGCAAGCGTCATAAATATCCGCTGGTCGCAGTTTACGCACACCGGTTTTATGCTGAACGCTTTGTCTTGGTCGGGGATGCCGCTGTGGGGATGCACCCGGTAACCGCACACGGTTTCAACTTGGGGCTTGCGGGTGCGGACACCTTAACCCGACAGCTGGACGGTGTTACCCGTCTTTACCAGCCAGCACGGCTGGCACGCGCTTTGTCTCGCTACCAGGTTCAGCACCGCCTGGAGTCTCAGCCTATTTATTCGGGCACAAACCGGGTGGTCGATCTGTTTACCAATGATCGCCTGCCGGCAAAATTATTGCGCAAGGCGGTATTACGATTCAGTGAACATTTTCCACCGGTGCGGCAGGCTATTGTGCATCAGCTCACCCGCTGAGTAATGCATAGAGTAGCAAGTTGCCAGCGGTGCATGATTAGCTGCTTAAAAAGTAACAGGCTGAGCCCGATAGACCCCTGTTTATTTTGGGCCTCAACTGTGAGCTTATGGATTTTTATTGTTTGACTGTTGGCGCTGTGACGGGGCTGCCCACGCTATGCAATTAGGTAGCGGAATCCGCAATTAAAAGGAGGCCATCTGCTGGCCGGGCTTTGTGTTTTTGCAAGCAGGCGCAAATCAGTAATTGTTGAAGAAACGCTCTTGCGGGATTTTCTTCCTTTTCTATACTGATCTGCGAGGTATTTAGGGAGTGGTTCTACACGCAAAGTAAAAACAAATGCCAATTACGGCTTGACTCACCGGGGTTGTGACCATAGAATGCGCAGCCTCTTGAGTGGTTGGGTTAGCCCACCGCAGGGAAACAAAGGTCAACCAGGCTTTGTTTCTTGGAGTTGTTGCGGGGTGGAGCAGCCTGGTAGCTCGTCGGGCTCATAACCCGAAGGTCGTAGGTTCAAATCCTGCCCCCGCTACCAATTTACCTCCGGGTAAATATTTGATTGCGCATTTGTTGTTGCGGGGTGGAGCAGCCTGGTAGCTCGTCGGGCTCATAACCCGAAGGTCGTAGGTTCAAATCCTGCCCCCGCTACCAATTTTGTCTTTTTATAAGGCTTTGATTGCGCTTTCGTTGTTGCGGGGTGGAGCAGCCTGGTAGCTCGTCGGGCTCATAACCCGAAGGTCGTAGGTTCAAATCCTGCCCCCGCTACCAAATTTTGCATTTGCGCATACTGGCTGCGTGAATGTGCGGTCAAAGCCCCGTCAGGGGCTTTTTCGTATCTGCAAGAAAAGTTGCAGGTATTTTTCGAAGTGGGCCGCAGGCCCATTTTTTGTATGTGGTGACGTAAATGGCGAGCAAACGCGAATTGCTGGAAGAGCTTCTGGCGCCGGTGGTGGCATCGCTGGGATGCGAACTGTGGGGTATTGAATACCAGACCCATGGTCGCAACGCGCTGCTGCGCATCTATATCGATTCTGAGAACGGCATTTCCGTTGAAGATTGTGAGAAGGTGAGCCGTCAGTCCAGCGCCGTGCTGGATGTGGAAGACCCGATCAGTGGTAAGTACACACTTGAAGTTTCTTCCCCTGGGCTCGATCGCCCTCTCTATAAGCTGGAGCAGTTCGAACGCTTTTCCGGTGCCCAGATCGAAGTTCGCCTGCGTATGCCGTTGGATGGACAGCGTAAATGGCGCGGTCTACTGGCTGGTGTAGAGGGTGATGAAGTAGTTTTGCGCGTGGATAGCGAAAATGAATACCTGTTGCCGATCGACAGTATCGAGAAGGCAAATATTATTCCCCAATTTACCAAGTAACCTGTAGGAGCCTGAGCTCAGGCGATTTTGAGGCACAGTTGCATGAACAAAGAGATCTTGCTGGTAGCCGAGGCGGTATCCAACGAGAAGGGCGTTGACCAGGAAATTATTTTCCAGGCCATCGAAGCGGCATTGGCAACGGCCACGAAGAAGCGCTACGACGAGGATTCAACCATTGAGGTAATCATCGATCGCCGCAACGGTGACTATGAGACTTACCGCAGCTGGGAAGTCGTCGATGATGAAACCCTCGCGGAACTGGGTACCCAGTTCACCCTGGAAGAGGCTCACGAAAAAGATACCGAGCTAAAAGCGGGCGATGTTTACCGCGAGCAGGTGGAAAATGTAGAGTTTGGCCGTATCGCCGCACAGACTGCCAAGCAAGTCATTGTGCAGAAAGTGCGTGAAGCTGAGCGTGCCAAGGTTGTGGATGAGTACCGCGATCGGGTTGGCGAAATGGTCAGTGGCACCGTTAAGAAGGTGACCCGCGACTTTATCGCTGTTGACCTGGGCAATAACGCAGAAGCACGCTTGCCCCGCGATCAGCTGGTTGGCCGCGAGATCTTTCGCCTGGGTGACCGCGTGCGCGCAATCCTGTTGGAGATTCAACCGGAAGCCCGTGGCCCGCAGTTGATGCTGAGTCGCTCCTGCCCGGAGATGATTATTGAACTGTTCCGCATCGAGGTGCCGGAGATCTCCGAACAGGTTATCGAAATTAAAGGGGCCGCCCGTGATCCTGGCCTGCGCGCCAAGATTGCCGTGAATACTAACGACGGTCGAATTGACCCGGTCGGCGCCTGTGTGGGGATGCGCGGTGCGCGTGTTCAGGCAGTTTCCAACGAGCTGTCAGGCGAGCGCGTAGACATCGTGCTGTGGGATGACAACCCGGCCCAGTTCGTAATCAATGCTATGGCACCGGCGGAAATCGAATCCATTGTTGTAGACGAGGATGCCGGTTCCATGGATGTAGCGGTAGCGGACGAAAACCTCGCTATGGCTATCGGTCGCAGTGGCCAGAACGTGCGTTTGGCCTCCGAGCTGACCCAATGGCAGATCAATGTCATGAGTACAGACGAGTGGCAGAACAAACAGGAAGCCGAATCCAGCTCGATTATGCAGGTGTTTATCGATCGCCTGGATATCGATGAAGATGTCGCCGGCATACTGGTTGATGAAGGCTTTACCTCCCTGGAGGAAGTGGCCTATGTCCCTATTGAGGAAATGATCGGGATCGAGGGCTTCGACGAAGATATCGCCGAGGAACTGCGAGCCCGCGCCAAGGACTCTCTGTTGACCCAGGCGCTTGCCTCCGAGGAAAAACTGGATGCCTCCGAGCCCCAGGAAGACCTGCTCAATATGGAGGGCATGGAGCGCAACTTGGCATTCCAGCTGGCCAGCCGTGGTATTGCCACCATGGAAGACCTGGCGGAACAGGCGGTGGATGACCTGCTCGATATCGATGGTCTCGATCAGGAACGCGCTGCAGCGCTGATTATGAAAGCGCGTGAGCCCTGGTTTGCCGATGACAACGGCGAACAGGCTTAAACACAAAGACATAAGATACACGTATAAGTAACCCCCTCCGACCAAGTGACTTTTAGGAGAGAGAATGGCCGAAGTAACAGTTAGCGAACTCGCCAAATCGGTTGGTGCCACCGAAGACCGTCTGCTCAAGCAGATGAAAGAAGCGGGTTTGCCTCACACCTCTGCGGATGCGGTGGTGTCAGATGAGGAGAAGCAGGTCCTGCTCAGTTTCCTGAAAAGCAGTCACGGGGAGCAGGGTGCGAGCCCACGCAAGATCACCTTGAAGCGCAAGACCACGACTACGCTAAAAACCGGCTCTGGCACCGGCCGCAAGACTGTGAACGTGGAAGTTCGCAAGAAGCGTACTTATGTGAAGCGCCCACAGGCTGAGCTTGAAGCGGAAGCAAATGCTGTAGATGGCATATCTGAAGCCGATGAGGCACAGCTGCAAACTGAGGCGGAAGCTATAGCGGCCGCCGAAGCGGAAGCGAAGGCTGCCGCAGAAGCAGAGGCTGCCCGTCGGGCCGCTGAGGAAGAAGAAGCGCGCTTAAAAGCCGAAGCGGAAGCCAAGGCCGCCGCAGAGGCAGAAGCGAAGGTCGCAGCCGCAGAGATGGCTGCAAAAGAGGCAGAAGTGACCCAGAAAGCCGAGAGCAAGCCCGCCAAAAAGGCGGAGCCCGCAGCTCCAATCCGTTCAAGTTATGTAGACGATATCGAGGCGATGCGTATCGCTGCGATGGAACGTCGTAAGCAGCAGGCGGAGCAGGAAAAACGCGAACTCGAAGAGAAAAAAGCAAAAATCGAGGCCGATAAACGCGCTGCGCAGGAGAAGAAGGAAAAAGCTACACAGGCAGCCAAGGCAAAGCCTGCTGTACCTGCTAAAGCGGCTACCAAGACCGAAGATATTAAACCCTCTCTGCGCCGCAAGCTTGAGACAGCCCCGACCGAAGGAGCGCGCACCACCGAGGATGAACCTCGCAAACGCCGTGGTCGTCGCTCCAAGTCCGGTCCGAAGAAGTCCAGCAAAACTGCACTATATGAGCAGGCGTTGGAAGTATTTGAAGAAGATGAAGCAGGTAAGCGCAGTACACGCTCCCTGTCTCGCCCGAACGTGAAGGTAAAACCGACGCACGTCTTTAAACGGCCCACGGAGAAGCAATTGTACGAAGTACAGTTGGGTGAAACCATTACTGTCGGTGAGCTGGCCAGGCAGATGAATGTCAAGGCCGGTGAGCTGATTAAGCGCCTGATGAAAATGGGTGAGATGGCCACGATCAACCAGAGCCTGGATCGCGAAACCGCCCAGGTGCTCGTTGAGGACATGGGCCACAAAGTGGTACTGCGTTCTGAGACTGAGCTCGAGGATAGCCTAGTAGCGGAATCCCAGTCTCAGGAAGGTACCGAGGTGACAAGAGCTCCGGTGGTTACCGTAATGGGCCATGTGGACCACGGTAAGACCTCCCTGCTGGATTACATCCGCAAGACCAAGGTTGCTTCCGGTGAAGCCGGTGGCATCACCCAGCATATTGGTGCTTATCGGGTGAAAACCAGTCAGGGCGAAGTTGCGTTCCTGGATACCCCTGGACACGCCGCTTTTACCGCCATGCGGGCCCGCGGTGCCCAGGCCACCGACGTGGTTATTCTTGTGGTTGCCGCCGATGATGGCGTAATGCCTCAAACCGAGGAAGCAGTGAATCACGCCCGCGCTGCTGGCGTACCGCTGGTGGTAGCAGTAAACAAGTGTGATAAAGAAGCTGCTGACCCCGATCGGGTTAAGAATGAACTGGCTGCGAAAGACGTAATCCCGGAAGATTGGGGCGGCGATACCCAGTTCATTAATGTATCCGCGCATACTGGCGAAGGTATTGACGAGTTGCTGGAAGCCGTTTCCCTGCAGGCGGAAATGCTTGAACTGAAAGCCAAGGTGAATGTACCGGCTACCGGTGTTGTGATTGAATCCCGCCTGGAAAAAGGCCGCGGTGTGGTTGCCACCCTTCTGGTGCAGAATGGTGAGCTGAAGCGCGGTGATATTGTTCTCGCCGGCCAGAGCTACGGTCGTGTACGGGCCATGACCAATGAACACGGCAAGCAGGTGAAAGAAGCCGGCCCTTCCACTCCGGTGGAGCTGCTGGGTCTGGACTCAACGCCCAATGCCGGTGACGAGTTCATGGTGGTTGCCAACGAACGCAAGGCTCGTGAAGTAGCGGAGCAGCGAGGGGACAGTGAACGCCGCGAGCGTATGCAGCGCCAGCAAGCCGCTAAGCTGGAAAACATGTTTGCGGATATGGAAGCCGGTGAGCGCAAAGTGCTGCCGGTTGTGATCAAGGCTGACGTTCGCGGCTCTCTGGAAGCAATCCTGAGTGCGCTGGCAGATATCGGCAACGAGGAAGTTTCCGTTAATGTGGTATCCAGTGGTGTAGGTGGTATCGCCGAAAATGATATCAACCTGGCCCTGACTTCCGGTGCTATCGTACTGGGCTTCAATACCCGTGCTGACGTAGCAGCGCGCAAGACCGCCGAGACCGAAAGCGTTGAGATTCGCTACTACAGCGTAATCTACAACCTGCTCGATGAAGTGAAGCAGGCCTTGTCTGGCATGTTGGATCCAGAGATCCGTGAAGAGATCGTTGGCATCGCAGAAGTGCGTGATGTTTTCCGCTCTCCGAAGTTTGGCGCAATTGCTGGTTGTATGGTTACCGAGGGTACTGTTCACCGCAACAAGCCAATCCGCGTATTGCGTGACAACGTTGTAATCTACCAGGGCGAGCTGGAATCCCTGCGCCGCTTCAAAGACGATGTGCAGGAAGTGCGCAACGGCATGGAGTGTGGTATCGGGGTTAAGGACTACAACGATGTGAAGCCTGGCGATCAGATCGAAGTCTACGATATCGTCAAGGTTGCCCGCGAACTGTAAAGAGTTCCGGACCGGATGAAGGACAAACCCGTGCGGCTGCTGTCGTGCGGGTTTTCCTGTCTTTAAATCGCCATTCACTATAGGTAAACAATGGCAAGAGAATTCCACCGCGCTGACCGCGTCGCAGATGCCATGCGCCGTGAGCTGGCCCAGCTGATTCAGCACGAAGTGCGCGACCCGCGTTTGGGTATGGTCAATGTCAACGATGTTGAAGTTAACCGCGACTTGGCCACCGCTAAAGTGTTTGTCACCTTTGTAGGTGAGGATGACCGCAACAAGATCGACATTTCTATCGAGGTGTTGAACAAGGCCGCGGGATTCCTGCGCAGCCAACTGGCGCGCACTATCCAGATGCGCAGTATCCCGCGTTTGTACTTCCGCTACGACGAGACGTCAGTGCGTGGCCAGGCACTTTCCGCACTGATCGAGAAGGCGGTTAATGAAGACCGCAAGCACCAAGACGACGATAGCGACTCCAAGGAAGATTAATCCATGGGCCGCAGACCAAAATGGGGCCGGCCGGTCCACGGCGTGCTTTTATTGAACAAGCCCGCCGGTATCACTGCCAACGACGCCCTGCAAAAAGCCAAGCGACTCTTTTTTGCCAACCGCGCCGGACACACCGGTGCGCTGGATCCCCTAGCCACGGGTGTGCTGCCGATTTGCTTCGGTGAGGCGACCAAGTTTTCCCAGTATCTGCTCGATGCGGACAAGCGTTATCGCAGTACTTTTGTTTTCGGTATGACCACTGCCAGTGGTGACGCCGATGGCGATGTGTTGGAAAGCAAAGATGCTTCAGGCCTTACTGAGCAAGACGTGCTCAAGGCCATGGAGGACTTTCGCGGTCTTATCAAGCAGATTCCCTCCATGTATTCCGCACTTAAACACAAGGGCCAGCCGCTGTACAAGCTGGCTCGTCAGGGGCTGGAGGTGGAGCGCGAGGCGCGCGAAGTAAAGATTTTTGAATTCGAGCTGCTGAACTTTACCCCCGGTAGCGAGCCTCGTGCAGAGGTGGAAGTACACTGCTCCAAAGGCACTTACATTCGCAGCATCGCTGAGGATCTGGGGCAGGCCTTGGGAGTTGGTGCTTATGTGGAAAAACTACATCGCAGTGCCGCCGGTCCTTATGATGAGGCTGAGGCGGTTACCCTGGATGAGTTGACTGATGAGCGCGGAGAGGGCATGGCGGAAGAGCTTGATCACCACTTATTACCGGTGGACTCTCCTGCCTCTTCACTACCCAAACTCATACTGCCAGACGACTCTGGTTACTATGTGCGTCAGGGGCAGCCGGTAATGGATTTGCAGGTCTACCGTATCGGTTCAGAAGGTGATATGGTGCGCCTCTTCCTGGAAAATGGCGATTTTCTGGGCGTGGGAGAAATTACTGACGACGGGTGCGTAGCGCCGCGGCGTCTGGTAAGTGGCACTTGAGCACAAACCGCTATATTGGTGTAAGTCGGTATACGATGGAAGTGAGAGTGTCGGGCGGTTGCGCCCACAATAACGATTAGCTGGTCTGTAAATATGCATGGGCCAGCCGAATCTTTTAAAGCATATTACGACGAGGTAATTCGTTATGGCACTGACTGCAGTTGAAAAAGCAGCCATCCTGAAAGAGCACGGCCAATCTGAAGGCGATACCGGTTCCCCGGAAGTTCAGGTAGCCCTGCTCACCGCCAACATCAACAAACTGCAGGGTCACTTCTCTGCGCACAAGCAGGATCACCACTCCCGTCGTGGCCTGATCCGCATGGTAAACCAGCGTCGTAAGCTGCTGGACTACCTCAAGCGCAAGGATCTGAGTCGCTACGCCCAGCTGATTGCTAAGCTCGGCCTGCGTCGCTAAGACCCTGGAATGCCCGCCTCTGGCGGGCATTCTTCTTTAATGCTTACTGAAAAGTGGCGCGATTGTCATTTTTCGGAAGTTGCACCGCAGATGCCGACAGGGAAAAGTTCTCTGATTGGAACTGCGATGTATGCACCGGCTACCCTGGCCGGTGGCGATACATCCCCGTATCGCCCAGGGTTTTGGGGTTTGTAGTCCCGGCCCCGGCAAATATGTAGGGGTTACTGGAATGGGCCAGTAACCGTAAGGAAATAGGAAAAGAAACTAGTGAATCCAGTAAGCAAAACTTTCCAGTACGGACAACACCAAGTCACTATCGAAACTGGCCGCATTGCACGCCAGGCGACGGGTGCAGCCTTGGTCACTATGGGTGAAACCGTTGTTCTGTGTACCGTTGTAGGTGCCAAAGAAGCCAAGCCTGATCAGGGCTTTTTCCCTCTGTCCGTGCATTACCAGGAAAAAGCCTACGCGGCTGGCAAAATTCCCGGCGGCTTCTTCAAGCGTGAAGGTCGCCCATCTGAAAAAGAAACTTTGACTTCGCGCCTGATCGATCGCCCGATCCGTCCCCTGTTCCCCAAGGGCTTCATGAATGAAGTGCAGGTGATGATCACTGTCCTGTCTGCAGAGAAGGACGTGGATCCAGATATTGCCGGCATGATCGGCACCTCCGCAGCTCTGTCCGTTTCCGGTATTCCTTTTGCGGGCCCAATTGGCGCTGCGCGCGTAGGCTATACCCAAAAAGATGGCTACCTGCTGAACCCGGGTTACGAAGCTCTGAAAACCTCTGAGCTGGATATGGTGGTTGCGGGCACTAAAGATGCTGTGTTGATGGTTGAATCGGAAGCGAAAGAGCTGCCGGAAGATATCATGCTGGGTGCAGTACTCTATGCGCACCAGGAAATGCAGGCGGTAGTAAAAGTCTGTGAAGAGTTGAAAGCTGAAGCTGGCAAGCCCCAGTGGAACTGGCAACCGGAAGCAGAAAACACCGAGCTGAAAGCGGCCCTGGAAAGCCAGTTTGGTACCAAGGTAGCCGAAGCTTACCGTATCACTGACAAGCAGCAGCGCACCGCTCGCTTGAACGAGTTGCGCAATGAAGCGGCTGATGCCCTGGCGAGCGAAGAAGTTGATGCCGGTGATGTAAAAAGCTACTTCGGCAAGCTCGAAAAGAAAACGGTTCGTGGTGCAGTAGTGCGTGGCGAACCGCGTATTGATGGTCGCGATACCAAGACTGTACGCCCGATTAATGTAGAAGTTGGCGTATTGCCGAAGGGCCATGGCTCCTCCCTGTTCACCCGTGGTGAAACTCAGGCACTGGTTGTTGCCACTCTCGGTGCTACCCGCGATGCGCAGATTATCGATGCCCTGGAAGGCGAGCGTAAAGATTACTTTATGCTGCATTACAACTTCCCTCCCTACTCCGTAGGCGAAGCGGGTCGTGTGGGTGCTACCGGTCGCCGTGAAATCGGCCATGGTCGTCTGGCCCGTCGCGGTATCGCTGCCGTTCTGCCTGATCCGGAGAGCTTCCCTTACACTCTACGGGTGGTTTCTGAAATCACCGAGTCCAACGGTTCCAGCTCCATGGCTTCCGTGTGTGGCTCCAGTCTTGCGCTGATGGATGCAGGTGTACCCTTGAAGGCACCGGTTGCCGGTATCGCCATGGGCCTGGTGAAGGAAGAGGAAGGCTATGCAGTCCTGACCGATATCCTCGGTGATGAAGATCACCTGGGTGATATGGACTTTAAGGTTGCCGGTACCGCTTCTGGTGTGACTGCCCTGCAGATGGATATCAAGATCGAGGGTATCACTGAAGAGATCATGGAAACTGCGCTGGAGCAGGCTCTGCACGCGCGTTTGCATATCCTCGTGGAAATGAACAAGCTGATCGGCGAGTCCCGTTCCAGTGTGAACGAGAATGCTCCGCGTTTCGCAACCCTGAAGATCCACCCGGACAAGATTCGCGACGTTATCGGTAAGGGCGGCGCAACTATCCGCTCTATCACCGAAGAAACTGGCGCGTCCATCGATATTGAAGATGACGGCAGCATTAAGGTCTTCGGCGAAGACGGTGAGAGCCTCGAAGCTGCGGTTACCCGTATCGAGGAAATCACTGCGGAAGCCGAGATCGGCGCAATCTACGAGGGCACCGTGGTACGCATCGTGGACTTCGGCGCGTTCGTCAACTTCCTGCCGGGCAAAGATGGCCTGGTGCATATCTCCCAGATCGCTGAAGAGCGTGTCAACGCGGTAACTGACTACCTGAGCGAAGGCCAGAAGGTGTTCGTGAAGGTGCTCGACGTGGACCAGCGCGGACGTATCAAGCTCTCCATCAAGGAAGCCAAGGCCGACCAGGCTGCTTCCGCAGAGGAGAAACAGGGTTCCGAAGAGGCGTAAGTCTTTAGAAACCTGAAAAACCCGGCCTTGAGCCGGGTTTTTTTATGTCTTTTAATAAGGAGAATCGGGCCCTTATAGCATTTGCCACAGGGATTTTTCGGTTAGAATTTAAAGAAAAAAGGGGAAAACCTTGGTTAATTTCTGGCTTCTCGATCTTCTACTGGGGCTGGCCTGTCTGTTAATTGCCAATCAATACTGGTACCTCACTCGTGCACGCTTCCAATCTGCAGCCTTGATTATTGTCGCTGCACTTTTGTGCATGGCCCTCGCAGCGTTAGTTGGTGCTTACCGCTACGGTATGGATCCCGGAACTACTGAATTGCACCGGGCGCTCACAAGGCTGTCCGGCTTTGCCTCTTTCCTGCTAATCGGCATAGGTCTACTGTGGTCCCGACTGGGATTGACATGGGGAGCAGATAATCGAACGCCGGCCTATGTGGTGATGGTGCTGGTCCTGGCCAGCGCAATAGCCTTGAGCGAGAGCGGTATGCTGGTGTCACGGGCGGTGGTTGACCTCTATTCGGCCCTCGGTTTGCTGCTCTGGTTATTGGTGGCTGTGCTGGAGTTAATAATGCCGGGCCGGCTCACACGCAAACAGGCGCTGTTGCTCGGTGGTGGTGCACTACTAGTGGTAGTAAATGGGCTATTAATTGGCACAGGCTCTTCGCGATTGTTAGGCATGGCGCGTACCAATTGGTTCCACCTTCTATTGGCTGTCTCAGTATTCTCCCTGTTATACGCACGTCCATTGTTTACCTTGGAAAAGTCTACTGATGGATAAAATAACCACCAAACTGCGCGGAGGTTGTCACTGTGGCGCTGTACGTTTTAATGCACTGTACAATAGAAGCAGTGATGAGCCTCTGGTAGCTCATGCCTGTAATTGCTCCATGTGTGAAAAGCTTGGTTACCTGCACCTGATTGTGCCTGCAGAAAATTTTGAACTTGTGGCCGGGAAAGAGGCATTGAGCTGTTACACCTTTAATACCGGTGTAGCCGAGCATTATTTTTGTCGTCATTGCGGTGTGAAATCCTTTTATATTCCGCGTTCAAACCCAGATGGTTATAGCCTCAATGCACGCTGTCTGGATAAGCGCCCGCAGGGGCTAGAGGTAAAGTCCTTTGATGGGCAAAACTGGGAACAGTATGCTGCGGAGCTGGCGCATCTAAGCCATTCGGGATAAGCCGGCGCGCCCCAGCTTTTTATAGTACCGCAATGGGGCGCGCCTAATTTAAGGTTGTTTGGAACCTCCTTCGGATCGGGGAGGCACTGCTAATGGAAACCAATATCCATGGAAACCGGGCACCTTCTTGCAACCTTGCTTGACAGGAATGGCTCAGGCCGGGAAATGACTTGGTCTGAAGTGGAGTCCTGGCATCCCCGCCAGGGGTTGATGTGGCTTCACTTCGATGGTGTAGATGAAGAATCCTCGCGCTGGATACGCGATAGTGGATTGCCACCTGTGGCCGCCGAGGCGTTACTGGCAAAAGAAATCAGGCCTCGCACCCTGCCTGTGGGGGATGGATTATTCCTGGCAATGTGTGGAATGGATCCGAAGCATAAATCACGGTCGGAACATCGGGTCTCTATTCGTGTATGGGTTGAAGAAAACCGGGTGATCAGCACCGGCAAGAGGCGCTTGCTGGCGGAGGAGGATTTAATTTCTCGCTTGCACAGTGGCTGTGGACCACGGGGGGCTGCAGCGCTGGTGGTATCTCTTGCGGACCTGTTGGTGTTGCGTATGAGTGACCGGGTTGAGGATTTTGAAGAAAAAGTAGATGACCTGGAGGACCAGTTATTGGACAGGTCGGCGAAAGGACTGGGAACGACTCTGGTACAGTTTCGTAAGAAAACCATCGCACTGCGTCGTTATCTGTGTCTGCAGAGAGAGGTTTTATCGCGTATGCAACAGGAGTCAGCGCCCTGGTTCGATGAGAGTAGCCACTCCCTGCTAGCGGATATCAATGAGCGCTTACAGCGGCACATTGACGATATCGATGCAGTGCGTGAGCGCGCGGCTATCGCCCAGGAGGAGTTGCTAAATCGTAACTCGGACCAGCTCAACAGTCGCATGTATCTATTATCAATGGTTGCAGCTGTTTTTCTGCCCCTGAGTT
This DNA window, taken from Microbulbifer sp. GL-2, encodes the following:
- the pnp gene encoding polyribonucleotide nucleotidyltransferase; this translates as MNPVSKTFQYGQHQVTIETGRIARQATGAALVTMGETVVLCTVVGAKEAKPDQGFFPLSVHYQEKAYAAGKIPGGFFKREGRPSEKETLTSRLIDRPIRPLFPKGFMNEVQVMITVLSAEKDVDPDIAGMIGTSAALSVSGIPFAGPIGAARVGYTQKDGYLLNPGYEALKTSELDMVVAGTKDAVLMVESEAKELPEDIMLGAVLYAHQEMQAVVKVCEELKAEAGKPQWNWQPEAENTELKAALESQFGTKVAEAYRITDKQQRTARLNELRNEAADALASEEVDAGDVKSYFGKLEKKTVRGAVVRGEPRIDGRDTKTVRPINVEVGVLPKGHGSSLFTRGETQALVVATLGATRDAQIIDALEGERKDYFMLHYNFPPYSVGEAGRVGATGRREIGHGRLARRGIAAVLPDPESFPYTLRVVSEITESNGSSSMASVCGSSLALMDAGVPLKAPVAGIAMGLVKEEEGYAVLTDILGDEDHLGDMDFKVAGTASGVTALQMDIKIEGITEEIMETALEQALHARLHILVEMNKLIGESRSSVNENAPRFATLKIHPDKIRDVIGKGGATIRSITEETGASIDIEDDGSIKVFGEDGESLEAAVTRIEEITAEAEIGAIYEGTVVRIVDFGAFVNFLPGKDGLVHISQIAEERVNAVTDYLSEGQKVFVKVLDVDQRGRIKLSIKEAKADQAASAEEKQGSEEA
- a CDS encoding zinc transporter ZntB, whose protein sequence is METGHLLATLLDRNGSGREMTWSEVESWHPRQGLMWLHFDGVDEESSRWIRDSGLPPVAAEALLAKEIRPRTLPVGDGLFLAMCGMDPKHKSRSEHRVSIRVWVEENRVISTGKRRLLAEEDLISRLHSGCGPRGAAALVVSLADLLVLRMSDRVEDFEEKVDDLEDQLLDRSAKGLGTTLVQFRKKTIALRRYLCLQREVLSRMQQESAPWFDESSHSLLADINERLQRHIDDIDAVRERAAIAQEELLNRNSDQLNSRMYLLSMVAAVFLPLSFLTGLFGINVGGIPWAQAREGFLAFCILSVIALTVQIAFFYWKKWL
- a CDS encoding GFA family protein, which codes for MDKITTKLRGGCHCGAVRFNALYNRSSDEPLVAHACNCSMCEKLGYLHLIVPAENFELVAGKEALSCYTFNTGVAEHYFCRHCGVKSFYIPRSNPDGYSLNARCLDKRPQGLEVKSFDGQNWEQYAAELAHLSHSG
- the rpsO gene encoding 30S ribosomal protein S15; this translates as MALTAVEKAAILKEHGQSEGDTGSPEVQVALLTANINKLQGHFSAHKQDHHSRRGLIRMVNQRRKLLDYLKRKDLSRYAQLIAKLGLRR
- the truB gene encoding tRNA pseudouridine(55) synthase TruB produces the protein MGRRPKWGRPVHGVLLLNKPAGITANDALQKAKRLFFANRAGHTGALDPLATGVLPICFGEATKFSQYLLDADKRYRSTFVFGMTTASGDADGDVLESKDASGLTEQDVLKAMEDFRGLIKQIPSMYSALKHKGQPLYKLARQGLEVEREAREVKIFEFELLNFTPGSEPRAEVEVHCSKGTYIRSIAEDLGQALGVGAYVEKLHRSAAGPYDEAEAVTLDELTDERGEGMAEELDHHLLPVDSPASSLPKLILPDDSGYYVRQGQPVMDLQVYRIGSEGDMVRLFLENGDFLGVGEITDDGCVAPRRLVSGT